A genomic window from Thunnus maccoyii chromosome 2, fThuMac1.1, whole genome shotgun sequence includes:
- the LOC121881604 gene encoding uncharacterized protein LOC121881604: MNVIVVSDVLCVTVVQSQNGWRVTYTSTQICALKGSTVDIRCTYRYPSRINDHDTEVQRTFWFTKLSNNEPVDLRTDSEYTGRVQYHCGKNDCTLRITDLRESNSAEYKFMFITNQPGGRFTGSPGVTLTVTGLQVQAKRTTYDPSWAELKCLSSCRLPDRSSYIWYKNGQVIWRVTSFSSSFYFNSADSYSCAVEGHEDFPSLPVCLDGQSCNRVIYTDRSICAFRGSSVDISCTYSSYESITSTFWFSPERSHQWQNPSQPENLSKDSQYASRFQLLETERGRSTLRISDLRESDSAQYHFTFKTQSFEWRSSLPGTTLTVTDYTDLQVQVSRSVFYPTWRELTCHSSCRLPDRSSFIWYKNGQKIQDVTSSTYKKYFSPADSYSCAVKGFEHHPAPSVCIFPQSCHRVTYTDRSICASRGSSVDISCLYSSYEYITSTFWFSPERSHQWQNPSQPEGLSEDSRYAGRVQLLKTEGGRSTLRISDLRESDSAQYHFTFKTQSFEWRSSLPGTTLTVTALQVQVIIITVHQSYTEAKLKCLSSCSPAGRISYVWFKNGQKVMKEETSLYSGQFNPGDNVSCALKGHEDYCSPSVYAPKLPSVSMLQSFSLCQ, encoded by the exons ATGAATGtgattgtggtttctgatgtgctctgtgttacagtggtacAGAGTCAGAATGGCTGGAGAGTGACTTACACTTCTACTCAGATCTGTGCCTTAAAAGGATCAACAGTGGACATACGCTGCACCTACAGATACCCATCCAGAATAAATGACCATGATACTGAAGTTCAGAGAACATTCTGGTTCACTAAATTGAGTAATAATGAACCTGTGGATCTGAGAACAGACTCAGAGTACACAGGTCGTGTTCAGTATCACTGTGGTAAGAACGACTGCACTCTGagaatcacagacctgagagagagcaACTCAGCTGAGTACAAGTTCATGTTCATAACAAACCAACCAGGAGGGAGATTTACTGgttcacctggagtcactttgactgtcacag GTCTCCAGGTGCAAGCGAAGAGAACAACATACGATCCTTCCTGGGCAGAGCTGAAGTGTCTCAGCAGTTGTCGTCTACCTGATCGTTCTTCCTACATCTGGTACAAGAATGGACAAGTAATTTGGAGAGtaacatctttttcttcttcattctACTTTAATTCTGCAGACAGCTATTCCTGTGCTGTTGAAGGACATGAGGATTTCCCCTCTCTTCCAGTTT GTCTCGATGGTCAATCCTGCAACAGAGTGATTTACACTGACAGAAGCATCTGTGCCTTCAGAGGCTCATCAGTGGACATTTCCTGCACATACAGCAGTTATGAATCTATCACATCAACATTCTGGTTCAGTCCTGAACGTAGTCATCAGTGGCAGAATCCCTCACAGCCTGAGAACCTTAGTAAAGACTCCCAGTATGCAAGTCGTTTTCAGCTCcttgaaacagagagaggacgCTCCACTCTGAGAATCtctgacctgagagagagcgattCAGCCCAGTATCacttcacattcaaaacacaaagctttGAATGGAGGAGTAGTTTACCTGGAACAACTCTGACTGTCACAG ATTATACAGATCTCCAGGTGCAGGTGAGCCGATCAGTATTCTATCCTACCTGGAGAGAGCTGACGTGTCACAGCAGTTGTCGTCTACCTGATCGTTCATCCTTCATCTGGTAcaagaatggacagaaaattcaGGATGTAACATCTTCTACTTATAAAAAGTACTTTTCTCCTGCAGACAGCTATTCCTGTGCTGTAAAAGGATTTGAGCATCATCCTgctccttcagtgt GTATCTTTCCTCAATCCTGCCACAGAGTGACTTACACTGACAGAAGCATCTGTGCCTCCAGAGGCTCATCAGTGGACATTTCCTGCTTATACAGCAGTTATGAATATATCACATCAACATTCTGGTTCAGTCCTGAACGTAGTCATCAGTGGCAGAATCCCTCACAGCCTGAGGGCCTTAGTGAAGACTCCCGGTATGCAGGTCGTGTTCAGCTCCTTAAAACAGAGGGAGGACGCTCCACTCTGAGAATCtctgacctgagagagagcgattCAGCCCAGTATCacttcacattcaaaacacaaagctttGAATGGAGGAGTAGTTTACCTGGAACAACTCTGACTGTCACAG CTCTCCAGGTGCAGGTGATCATAATAACAGTCCATCAGTCTTATACTGAGGCAAAGCTTAAAtgtctcagcagctgcagtccagCAGGTCGTATTTCTTACGTCTGGTTCAAGAACGGACAGAAAGTTATGAAGGAGGAAACTTCTCTTTATTCAGGGCAGTTTAATCCTGGTGACAACGTCTCCTGTGCTTTGAAAGGACATGAGGACTACTgctctccttcagtgt atgcaccaaagcttccctctgtgtca atgctccaaagcttctCACTGTGTCAGTGA